Within the Tessaracoccus flavescens genome, the region GCGCGCATTCAACGACCCGTGGCGGGCCCAGTGGAGTTCGCTCCTTGCCACCCTGCTCGTCGTTCCCGCGCTGCTGATCGTCAACCGCGACCGGCTGCACGCGGAGTCGCTCAGGGAGTGGGTTGCCGGCTCGACCGACCTGCTCCTGCTGCTCGGATCGCTGACCTGGATCGTGTTCGGCCTCCTCTATCTCGGCTGGACGCAGCTGATCTTCGGAAGGCTCGACGCCGCGCGTCTTTCCGCGATCACCGCACGGCAGGCACGCGAACGGCACACGCTCTCCGATGAACTCTCCGGGTTCGGCGGACCAGTCTCGTGGTCGGTGAGCACCGCGATCATCGCAGTGCTCGTCTCGGTCTTCGTCATGCTCAACGCAGACAGGTGGCCGCCGCTCGTGGCACCCGTCCTGGCGATCGCCGTCGCCATGACGTCGTGGGTCTCGATGACCTACGCCTATGCGCTGCGCTACGCACGCCTGGCTGCCTCCGGGGCCACCTTCCGGTTCTCCATCGCCGAGGAGCCACGCTTCGTCGACTTCCTCTCGCTGTCCTTCCTCACCTCCACGCTGCACGGCAGCGAGATCCATCCGACGACCCGGGCCGGGTTGAAGGCGGTTCGGGGGCATGCGCTGACCGCCTTCATGTTCAACGCCGTGGTCGTTGCGCTGACCGTCTCACTGGTGGTCACCTCAGTCAGCCGGTGACGGTGGATAGGTGACGAGCGAGTCGTCGCCGACGACGGCACCGGCGCTGAGTTCCGCCTTCACCGTGCGTCCGGAACCCATCAAGTGGTCGACGGCGACCCCGCGCGCGAGCACATGGTCGGCGATGATCCTGCGGTGGCAGCGCCACCAGAGGGCCTCGGCGCACATCACCGCGCAGGTGACCTCTGACGAGGAGGCGACCAGGGCGTCCAGGGCGCGGCGGAAGTCGTCGCCCAGTGCGTGGTCGGCGTAGTTGTGGAAGCTGCGGTTGGTCCACCACGCGTTGACCTCGAAGGGCACCACCCGGCTGACGGGACGTCGACCGGTCAGCGCGGGGCTCGGCTCGAGCGCGATCCCTGCCTCGGCCAGCGAGTCTCCGAGCGCCGCGGCGTCGAACTGCGGATAGCGGGCCGAGCCGCGCAGCTTGCGCACATCGACCACCAGCTCGATGCCCACCGAGCGCACCACGTCGACGAACTCAACCGAGCTGAGGTTCGAATGGCCGACAGTGAAGATGCCAGGCACATGGACTCCCTTCCGGTGAACCAGTCTGCCGCCCGACAGCGGCGAACGCAGCCGCCGGGCGGCAGGGCGGGCTCAGTGCCCGGTGTTGGCGAGGTAGGCCCGGGCGGAGACGCCGCGCAGCATGAGGCCTGCGAAGACCGGGACTCTGAGCAGGATCAGCGCCGCGACCCCACCAGTCCAGGCGAGCGCCGTGGTGAAGGACCCGGTCGCCGCGGTGGCGAGGGCTGCCCCGATGGTGGCCGGGAGTTCCTGCGCGTACAGCAGCGCCGAGGCGAGCGTTTTCGCCGCATCGAGCACGCCTACCGGCACCCCTGACGGCGCAGCCCGGTCGAGGAACATGTTGCGGATCAGCGAGAGGGCGCGGGCATGATCGCCGCGCCCGGGACGCCGAGCAGGGCCAGGACGAGGACGGGAGGGCCGACCCAGGTGCGGCTCGTCGCCTTCCGCTGGACTTCGGTCATCAGGGTCGCCAATCAGTTACTTGACCAAACAGTGAACATCACTGTTAGGTATACCAAAATCGTCGACAGGAGGTAGGCATGGCACGACCGAAGCTGATCGAGGCCACACTCACGGCGGTGGAGGAGCGTGGCGTCACCGCGCTGACGCTGGACGCCGTCGCCGAGCAGGCGGGAGTCACCAAGCACGGACTGATCTGTCACTTCCCGTCGAAGCACGCGCTGATCGCAGGCATCCACGAGGAGCTGACGGCAGGGTTCGAACTCGCTCTGATCGAGGCCGCAGGCGGGCCGCCGGAGCGGGCGAGCCTCGTCGAGCGCACCCGCGGCTACGTCCGCGCCGCCCTCAGCGCCTCGATGAACGTCGAGATGCAGCTGATCATGGAGGCGGCCAACGAGCCCGAGTGGATGGCGCCGTGGGAGCGCGTCTACCGTCGATGGTTCCCGGAGATCGGGCAGCCGGTCCGGGGGTTGGACGAGATCTCGCTCCGGTGCCTGGTGGCGCGGATGGCGGCCGACGGGCCCTGGGGGTACGGGGCCGTTCTACCCACTGGCCTGAGCGACGGCGACCGCGAGCGACTCGTCCGCACGATCCTCGCCGATCTGGACGGCGCGTGAACCACGACAGGATGCGGCGGCGTCGCGGGGCGGCCCGCGCCCCGCTGGTTGCAGGGGCGGCCGCGGTCCTGCTCCTCGCCGGCTGCGTCGCCGGCGCCGAGGGCGTCGCAGAGTCCCCGGTGGGCGAGTTTCCTGGGGGAGAGCGGCCCGACTATCAGCTCGGCGGCCCCTATCCACCCGCAGAGGACGTGGGCATCGTCGTGCGCGACCACCGTGAAGCGCCCGAGCAGGGGCGCTACAACGTCTGCTACCTCAACGCCTTCCAGGTCGACGACGACGGCGAAGGGCACTGGGCCGATGCCCTGCTCCTCCTTGCCGATGGCGCGCCGGTCATCGATCCGGACTGGAACGAGCCGCTGCTTGACACTTCCGACGCGGGGACGCGCGAGAAGATCGCCGACGTGGTCGGCGCCTGGATCGACGGCTGCGCTGAGGCGGGCTTCGACGCTGTCGAGTTCGACAACCTCGACTCCTACCTGCGCTCAGGCGGTGCACTGACCGCCGAGGACAACCTCGCGCTCGCCGGGGACCTCGTCGCGCGGGCGCATGGGCGCGGCCTCGCCGCCGGGCAGAAGAACTCCGCGGAACTGACGAAGCGGGCGCGCTCGCTCGGCTTCGACTTCGCCGTGACGGAGGAGTGCCAGCATTACGACGAATGCGGAGCGTTCACCGACGCCTACGGCGCCTCGGTGATCGAGATCGAGTACGCCGACCAGCCGCAGGCCAACCTGGCCGAGGCGTGCTCCGAGCGGGGAGACACGATCTCGATCGTTCGTCGCGACCGCGAGTTGCTCCCAGCAGGAGCCGAGGGGCACGTGGCACAGTGGTGCTGAGCCCAAACGCGCAATCTCGGTGAGCGTTTCGGGTGTTTTCCATGGTGCTCGCTCTGACAAGGAGTTTCGCTGGGTGGCCTTCGTGGTCGACGGGGACCGCGCATTGGGCCGCCCCTCGGATCAGCGATAGCCTGCCCGCACTCCGGGCCACGTCGGATGGAAACAAGGAGGTTCCGCTGTGGCGACGCCGGCAGATCATGCTGCACCCATGCCAATGGGCAATGTCGGTCGGCCACGCGATCTCACCCGCAACGCGACGGCGCACCGCCGCACGCTGATGGCCGTGAGCAAGGCCTTCTACGAGCGGCCGCTGACCGAGGCCGACCCGCACCGCGTCGGCCCCGGCAAGGTCGACGGCAAGTACTTCGCCTTCACGGGCAACACCCACTACGGCGTCCAGAACCTGGAGTACGACCCCTATCTTGAGCGCTGGTGGATGGGCGTGTACCAGGGCACCAAGCCCCAGTACCCCAACTACCTGATGTTTGCGGTCGACGCCAAGGACGGGCCCAGGTACCAGAGCCTCACCGGCCTCGACGGCGAGAAGGGCCTCCTCCTTCCGCTCGCCCAGGACGGCCTTCTCGACGAGGCGACTGGCATCCGCGGCTGGAACCGCGACGCGTCGGTCGGCATCCAGAGCCTCGACAACGGGCTCTACTACCTCGCCGAGCAGACAAAGATCGACGGCCAGCAGGCCTCGGAGATCACCCTCGAGACCTGCACGGGAGACGCGGAGAACCCGTTCGTCCCAGTCACCGAGGACTTCGAGTATTCATGGCAGCCGGGCGCCGTCTACACGGAGGGTGACGAGACCCGGTTCGCCGGTTCCGCCTGGCGCGCAGCCTGGTGGACGCAGAACCAGCGCCCCGGTGACGAGAATGGTCCGTGGCAGGAGATCATCAGCACTGACGACGGAACCGCGGTGTGGACCCCGACCAGGATCTTCACTGCAGGCGAGGTCGTCGAACACGACGGCACCACCTGGACGGCCAAGTGGTGGACGCGCAACCAGGAACCGGGCGATCCGCCCGGGGCAGGCTCCACAACGGAAGGCATGAGATGGTCCCCATCGCCCCCACCGGGTTCCACGACGCATACCTGTTCGACCTGGACGGGACGATCTACCTCGGAGATGACCTCCTCCCGGGGGCGCGGCGCCTGATCGAGGAACTGCGCCGCCGTGGAATCCCGGTGCGCTTCCTGTCCAACAACCCGACGAAGGCCCCCGCACAGTATGCGGAGAAGTTGGAACGCCTCGGGCTTGCGACTCCCGTAGGCGACATCGCCAACACCGTCGCCACCATGACCAACTGGCTCGTCTCCAACCACCCCGGGGCAACCGTCTTCCCGATCGCGGAACGCCCGCTGATCGATGCGCTCACCCAGGCAGGGATCCGGATCAGTGAAGACCCCGCAGAGATCGACATCGTCATCGCCTCGTACGACCGTGGGTTCACCTACGAGAAGCTGCAGATCGCGTTCGACGCCATCTGGTTCCACCGGCGCGCCATCCTCGTGGCGACCAACCCCGACCGGTACTGCCCCTTCCCCGGCGGGAGGGGAGAGCCCGACTGCGCGGCCATCGTGGCCGCGATCGAGGCGTGCACCGGTGCCACGTGTCAGCAGATCGTCGGCAAGCCCGACCCGAGCATGGTCACCCAGGCGCTCGCCGGTCTCGAGGTCGACCCGCGCCGGTGCGTCATGGTCGGAGACCGGCTGGGCACCGACATCGAGTTGGCGGTCAGGGCGGGGATGAGCTCTGCCCTTGTGCTCACCGGGGACTCGACCCTCGACGACGTCCTGGCCACCCCGGAGGCTCACCGCCCCACCTACATCCTCGAGCGCATCGACCGGCTCATCCCCTCCTGGGACGAGCTCGGATGGACCGCCGACGAGGAGACCAGATGACAGCAATGAGCCCAAAGCGGGCGGAAGGACACCTATGACACAGCTTGATCGAGCCTTGAAGACGGCCGATGAGACCCGCGCGATCGAGTTCGGGCCAGGAGTTCTGGAGCGCACCGGTGAGATGTTCGCGCGCCTGTTTCCCGGCCGGAGGGTGCTCGTCGTTGCCGACGGCAACACGTGGGGGCGCCACCGCTGCCCCGAGACGCTCGGCCTCTGAGCCGACCCCGGACCGCCGCGACCCTCCTGCTCGCGGCAGAGGCGACGCCCCGACGGAGATGACCTCCGTCGGGGCATCGTCGCTTCGGACCTGGCCCTGCGATCCTCTGGCAAAGGCGGCCCCCGATGATTTAAGTTGGAGGGCATGAAGCTCACCGGAAAACTCATGGAAGCCATCAACGACCAGGTGACCCTCGAGATGGAGGCAGCGGTCGTCTACCGCCAGCTGGCCATCGAGATGGAGGTCATCGACCTGCCTGGCATCGCGGGCTGGTTCCGCGCCCAGTCGGACGAGGAGATCGTCCACTGTGAGAAGTTCATCGCCCACATGGTCGACCGCGACGCGCACCCCGCCTTCAAGGCGATGCCCGCAGTCACGGTCGAGGTCGACAGCGTGCTCGACGCGTTCACGGCGGCCCTGAAGCACGAGCAGAAGGTCTCCGAGGCCATTCGTGAGCTGTACCGCATCGCGCAGGCCGAGGGGGACATCGACGCGATCCCGCTGCTGAACTGGTTCGTCGACGAGCAGCTCGAGGAGGAGGCGACCGTCTCGGAGATCGTCGGCCGGGTGAGCCTGATCGGTGACGACGGGCCCGGCCTCCTGCGCCTCGACAGCGAACTCGGCGACCGCACCTCCGCGGGCACCGAGCCCGCCTGATCACCACGGTCGACCCGCGACGGGGGAGTCGGTCTTTGATCGATCAACCTCCGTCGCGGGGGACGGCGGGCCTTGACATCGCGCCTTGTCACAGCCGAATCTGACTGTCGAGCTGGCTTGGTGGATGGTCCTGTCCATGTGATCGTTACACAACTGTGACTGAAAAAGCCCCGACAACGGCGTCGGACTCCGCAATAGTCATCTATGTCACCTAGGGAGGAGGCCCCATCGGAGGGGCCCGACCGGAAGGAGGCGAGCTGTGGCTCGTCGAGTATTGAAGTCCATCGCCGTGGCATCCAGCCTCTCGCTCGCAGTGCTGCTGAGCGCTTGCGCAGATGTCGGCACCGGGGGCGACACGGCGTCGCCCGGATCCACCGCCGCGACCACCGGGGGCGGCGACCAGGCGGGCGGCACGCTCGACTGTGAGGCGTACAAGAAGTTCGGTGACCTCGAGGGCACGACGGTCACCGTCTACACCTCGATCATCGCCCCTGAGGACCAGCCGCACATCGACTCGTGGGTGCCCTTCGAGGAGTGCACCGGCGTCGACGTCGAGTACGAAGGCTCCAAGGAGTTCGAGGCCCAGCTCCTCGTTCGCGTGAAGGGTGGAAATGCCCCGGACATCGCCTACGTCCCGCAGCCGGGTCTGCTCGCCACCCTCGTGCGCGAGACGGGTAAGGTCGTCGAGGCCCCGGCCGAGACCTCGGCCAACGTCGACGAGTTCTTCGACCCCGCGTGGAAGGGCTACGGCTCCGTCGACGGCAAGTTCTACGCAGCCCCGCTCGGCGCAAACGTGAAGTCCTATGTCTGGTACTCGCCGAAGACGTTCACCGAGAAGGGCTACGAGGTCCCCGAGACGTGGGACGACCTGATGACGCTGACCGAGAAGATCGCGGCAGACAACCCTGACGCGAAGCCGTGGTGCGCAGGCTTCGGTTCCGGCGACGCCACCGGCTGGCCGGGCACCGACTGGCTCGAGGACGTGCTGATGCGCACGGCCGGCCCCGATGTCTACGACCAGTGGGTCGCCCATGAGATCCCGTTCAACGACGCGAAGGTCGTCGAGGCGCTTGACACCGCGGGCAAGATCCTGAAGGACCCGAAGTACGTCAACGGCGGCTTCGGCGACGTCAACTCCATCGCGACGACCACCTTCCAGGACGGCGGCCAGCCGATCCTGCAGGGGAAGTGCTTCATGCACCGTCAGGCCTCCTTCTACGCGGCCAACTGGCCCGAGGGCACCAAGGTCGCCGAGGACGGCGACGCGTGGGCCTTCTACCTCCCGGCCGTCGACCCCGAGGCAGGCAAGCCGGTCCTCGGTGGTGGCGAGTTCGTCGCCGCGTTCGCTGACCGTCCCGAGGTCAAGGCCTTCCAGACCTACCTCTCCAGCGCCGACTGGGCCAACGAGAAGGCGAAGGCCACCCCCAACGGTGGTTGGGTCTCCGCGAACAAGGGCCTCGAGATCGACAACCTCGCATCGCCGATCGACCGCCTGTCTGCCGAGACGCTGCAGGACGAGAAGGCGGTGTTCCGCTTCGACGGTTCCGACATGATGCCGTCGGTGGTCGGTGCGGGCACCTTCTGGAAGGGCATGACCGACTGGATCACCGGTCAGTCGACGCAGGAGTCGCTCGACTTCATCGAGCGTTCCTGGCCGCAGTAAGGGTTCCAGCTGAGTGTCGATGGGGCAGGGACAGCGCGGTCCCGGCCCCTTCGGCTTTGCGCACCAACAAGGAGGTTGCTGCATGAAAATCATGGACAAGTTCGGCGACATGCTGATGGCGATCGTGGTGTTCGCGCTCGTCGTCGTGCTCATCGTCGCCCTCGCGTGGCTCGTCGGCCAGATCCGGACGAGGGCGTCTGGAAAGGTGCAGGGCTTCATCTACATCCTGCCGGTGCTGATCATGTTGCTCGGCGGCCTCGTCTACCCTGCGATCCTGACCATCAGGCAGGCGTTCGGCGGGCCGACCGGCGACGAGGGCTTCGGCGTCGAGAATTTCGTCGCCGTCTTCACCAGGCCGGAGCTGCTGCGTCCGCTGATCAACACCGCGATCTGGGTCGTGTGCGTCCCGGTCTTCGCGACCATCGTCGGCCTCGCCTACGCCGTGCTGGTCGACCGCTCGCGGTTCGAGGCGTTCGCGAAGGCGCTGATCTTCCTGCCCATGGCCATCTCGATGGTCGGCGCCTCGATCATCTGGAAGTTCATGTACGACTTCCGGGCGGCGGGGGAGACTCAGGTCGGCCTGTTCAACGCGATCCTCACCGGCATCGGATTCCAACCGGTCGACTTCATGCAGATCAGATGGTGGAACACGTTCTTCCTCATCGTCGTCATGGTGTGGATCCAGGCCGGTTTCGCCATGACCGTCCTGTCGGCCGCGATCAAGGGCATCCCGGACGAGATCATCGAGGCGGCGAAGATCGACGGCACGACCGGATGGAAGCTGTTCCGCTTCATCACGCTGCCGAGCATCCGTGGCTCGCTCGTGGTGGTGCTCACCACGGTCGGCATCGCGACGCTGAAGGTCTTCGACGTGGTGCGTACGATGACCGGCGGTCAGTTCGACACCTCCGTGCTTGCGCTGGAGTTCTACAACTACTCGTTCCGCTACTCGCAGTACGGGACGGGCGCCGCGCTCGCGGTCGTCCTGTTCATCCTGGTGTTGCCGATCGTGATCTACAACGTCGTCCAGATGCGAAAGGACGCCTGACATGAGCAGTAACGTCCCCGACGCCGTCGGCCACGAGAACATCGTTCCCGACCCGGACGGCCACGAGAACACCCAGCTCGACACCACGGGCCCTGAGAGCACCGTCCACGAGGCGAAGCTGAAGCGTCGCGGTCACTCGGCTGCGGGTAACGCGGCGCGCGCCATCTCGTCGCCGTGGGCGTCGGTCGCCGCCGTCATCCTCGCGATCATGTGGACGACGCCGACCCTCGGCCTGTTCATCACCTCGTTCCGCACCCAGGAGGACATCCAGAACAGTGGATGGTGGACCGCGATCCTCAGGCCCTGGTTCACGGTGAAGAACTACGAGGCGGCGCTGTTCGGCGGCTCGACCAGCCTGATCGACTACTTCGTCAACTCGTTGGTGATCACCATCCCGGCGGTCATCATCCCGCTGATGCTGGCAGCCCTGGCCGCCTATGCGATCGCCTGGACCAAGTTCCCCGGCCGCAACTGGATCTTCGTGGGCATCTTCGCCCTGCAGATCGTCCCCCTGCAGGTCGCGCTGATCCCGCTGCAGCAGATCTACAACGCGCTGCAGCTGCCGTCCTTCTGGCAGGTGTGGCTGTCGCACTCGATCTTCGCCCTCCCGCTGGCGGTGTTCCTGCTGCACAACTTCATGAAGGACCTTCCGGCCGAGCTGATGGAGGCGGCCCGCGTCGACGGCGCCGGCCACAACGCCATCTTCTTCCGGGTGATCCTCCCGCTGATGAAGCCGGCGCTTGCGTCGTTCGGCATCTTCCAGTTCCTGTGGGTCTGGAACGACCTGCTCGTCGCGCTGATCTTCGCCCCGGCCCGCGCCAACGCACCGCTGACGGTGCGCGTGGCGGAGATGTCGGGAACGATGGGCGGCCAGTGGTACATGCTCTCGGCGGGTGCGTTCATCTCGATGATCGTGCCGGTCGCGGTGTTCCTGTTCCTGCAGAAGTACTTCGTCCGTGGCCTGCTCAGCGGCGGGCTGAAGGGCTGATCCCCACCGGAACTGACCGATCTCGCTGAGACGTTTGTGTGGGTTCACCGCCCGGGGCGGGTCACCTGGTCGTTCAGCGGAACTGGACGATGTTGTTGAACACCCACTGGCTCTGCTGGGTGAACCGGTAGCCCCCGCCTGCCTTCGGCAGCGCAGCGTAGACGGTGGCCTTCGTGTACGAGCGGCACCCGTTGCCGCCGGTGGCTGCGGTGTCGCACTCGGTGCGCCAGTCGCGGCCGTCGGCGGCGGTCCAGGTGCCGGTCCTGGCCAGCGGGTTGCCTGCCCACTGGGCGCGGGTCATCATCGGCAGGTAGGTGAGGTTGTTGAACGCCCATCCCTGCCTGACCTCGAACCCGGTGGCGGTCTTGACCACGACGGTTGCCCAGATGTCGGTGCGGCAGCGTTCGGTCTGCGAGTAGGCCTCGCACGTGGTGAACCAGGTGCGTCCGTTGATCATGTGCGATCCGGGGATCGTGTACGGCGCGCTGCGGGGCACCTCCGGCTTGACAGTCGGCTTCCCGGTCGGCTTCGCGGTCGGGAACTTCGTCGGCTTCCCGGTCGGGGACTTGGTCGGGGTGGGCTGCGGCGACGGCGAGACCGACGGGGACGGTGAGGCCTTCGGGGTCACGGTGATCGTGAACGAGGTGGTGGCCTGATTGCCCTTGGCATCGGTCACGGTGACCTCGACGCTCGAGACACCAGCCGCGGTCGGGGTGCCCGAGATCACACCGGTGGCCTCGTCGATCGACACTGCAGGAAGACCCGACGCCGCAAAGGCCAGCGGCGAGGCGTCAGCGGCCTTGACCGGGACGCTGATCGCGGTCCCTACGTCGGTGGTGACGTCGGCGACCTTCTCCACCACGGGGCGGAGCGTGTCCTCGCCGGTCATGTCGACCGAGAACTCACCGAGGGTGGTGTAGTTCTGCGTCGCGACCTGCGCCGTCTTCGACACCAGCAGGAGGTACTGCGTCGTGATCGGAGCCTTCAGCGGGACCCACTGCACGGACTGGCCTGCGGGGAGGGTGGCGCTGAGCACCGGCTCGCCCCATGCCGCGAGGTTGGTGCCTGCGGCGACCGTGCGATCGGTGGTGGCGTAGAGGTCGAAGTCCTTGATCTGGCCGTTCGCCGCACCGGAGCTGACGCCCTGACGCGGGGTGAGGCTGATCGCGCAGATCTCCGCCTCCTGGGCGAGGCCCACCACCAGCTGATGGGGGTGCTTGGTCTCGCTCGGGCTCCACTGCGTGTGCCAGAACGTGTTCGGGTTGCCGTCGAGCACGTTGGTGGCGAGCGCGACCTCGTTCGAGTCGTTCTGCTCGCTCGACACGCGCACGACCTCCTTCGGGGAGGTCACCGTCGTGCTGCACGAGAAGACGGCGGGGATGGACGTGCTCGCGGAGACGCCGTCGCCGATGAACTTGAACGCGGTGGCCGTGTTGTGGTTCGGGTCCTGCTGGGCGACGGCGGATCCGTCGACCACCAGGGGCAGCTGGGTGATGGCGTTGATCAGCGAGTACCCGCCGTCGACCTTCTTCAC harbors:
- a CDS encoding ferritin is translated as MKLTGKLMEAINDQVTLEMEAAVVYRQLAIEMEVIDLPGIAGWFRAQSDEEIVHCEKFIAHMVDRDAHPAFKAMPAVTVEVDSVLDAFTAALKHEQKVSEAIRELYRIAQAEGDIDAIPLLNWFVDEQLEEEATVSEIVGRVSLIGDDGPGLLRLDSELGDRTSAGTEPA
- a CDS encoding putative Ig domain-containing protein gives rise to the protein MSSRPTLNSPQKFGEKPSVETCASSGASSNLQKWWVKKVDGGYSLINAITQLPLVVDGSAVAQQDPNHNTATAFKFIGDGVSASTSIPAVFSCSTTVTSPKEVVRVSSEQNDSNEVALATNVLDGNPNTFWHTQWSPSETKHPHQLVVGLAQEAEICAISLTPRQGVSSGAANGQIKDFDLYATTDRTVAAGTNLAAWGEPVLSATLPAGQSVQWVPLKAPITTQYLLLVSKTAQVATQNYTTLGEFSVDMTGEDTLRPVVEKVADVTTDVGTAISVPVKAADASPLAFAASGLPAVSIDEATGVISGTPTAAGVSSVEVTVTDAKGNQATTSFTITVTPKASPSPSVSPSPQPTPTKSPTGKPTKFPTAKPTGKPTVKPEVPRSAPYTIPGSHMINGRTWFTTCEAYSQTERCRTDIWATVVVKTATGFEVRQGWAFNNLTYLPMMTRAQWAGNPLARTGTWTAADGRDWRTECDTAATGGNGCRSYTKATVYAALPKAGGGYRFTQQSQWVFNNIVQFR
- a CDS encoding DUF488 domain-containing protein, encoding MPGIFTVGHSNLSSVEFVDVVRSVGIELVVDVRKLRGSARYPQFDAAALGDSLAEAGIALEPSPALTGRRPVSRVVPFEVNAWWTNRSFHNYADHALGDDFRRALDALVASSSEVTCAVMCAEALWWRCHRRIIADHVLARGVAVDHLMGSGRTVKAELSAGAVVGDDSLVTYPPSPAD
- a CDS encoding carbohydrate ABC transporter permease, whose amino-acid sequence is MKIMDKFGDMLMAIVVFALVVVLIVALAWLVGQIRTRASGKVQGFIYILPVLIMLLGGLVYPAILTIRQAFGGPTGDEGFGVENFVAVFTRPELLRPLINTAIWVVCVPVFATIVGLAYAVLVDRSRFEAFAKALIFLPMAISMVGASIIWKFMYDFRAAGETQVGLFNAILTGIGFQPVDFMQIRWWNTFFLIVVMVWIQAGFAMTVLSAAIKGIPDEIIEAAKIDGTTGWKLFRFITLPSIRGSLVVVLTTVGIATLKVFDVVRTMTGGQFDTSVLALEFYNYSFRYSQYGTGAALAVVLFILVLPIVIYNVVQMRKDA
- a CDS encoding TetR/AcrR family transcriptional regulator encodes the protein MARPKLIEATLTAVEERGVTALTLDAVAEQAGVTKHGLICHFPSKHALIAGIHEELTAGFELALIEAAGGPPERASLVERTRGYVRAALSASMNVEMQLIMEAANEPEWMAPWERVYRRWFPEIGQPVRGLDEISLRCLVARMAADGPWGYGAVLPTGLSDGDRERLVRTILADLDGA
- a CDS encoding HAD-IIA family hydrolase yields the protein MVPIAPTGFHDAYLFDLDGTIYLGDDLLPGARRLIEELRRRGIPVRFLSNNPTKAPAQYAEKLERLGLATPVGDIANTVATMTNWLVSNHPGATVFPIAERPLIDALTQAGIRISEDPAEIDIVIASYDRGFTYEKLQIAFDAIWFHRRAILVATNPDRYCPFPGGRGEPDCAAIVAAIEACTGATCQQIVGKPDPSMVTQALAGLEVDPRRCVMVGDRLGTDIELAVRAGMSSALVLTGDSTLDDVLATPEAHRPTYILERIDRLIPSWDELGWTADEETR
- a CDS encoding endo alpha-1,4 polygalactosaminidase; the protein is MNHDRMRRRRGAARAPLVAGAAAVLLLAGCVAGAEGVAESPVGEFPGGERPDYQLGGPYPPAEDVGIVVRDHREAPEQGRYNVCYLNAFQVDDDGEGHWADALLLLADGAPVIDPDWNEPLLDTSDAGTREKIADVVGAWIDGCAEAGFDAVEFDNLDSYLRSGGALTAEDNLALAGDLVARAHGRGLAAGQKNSAELTKRARSLGFDFAVTEECQHYDECGAFTDAYGASVIEIEYADQPQANLAEACSERGDTISIVRRDRELLPAGAEGHVAQWC
- a CDS encoding carbohydrate-binding protein, which produces MPMGNVGRPRDLTRNATAHRRTLMAVSKAFYERPLTEADPHRVGPGKVDGKYFAFTGNTHYGVQNLEYDPYLERWWMGVYQGTKPQYPNYLMFAVDAKDGPRYQSLTGLDGEKGLLLPLAQDGLLDEATGIRGWNRDASVGIQSLDNGLYYLAEQTKIDGQQASEITLETCTGDAENPFVPVTEDFEYSWQPGAVYTEGDETRFAGSAWRAAWWTQNQRPGDENGPWQEIISTDDGTAVWTPTRIFTAGEVVEHDGTTWTAKWWTRNQEPGDPPGAGSTTEGMRWSPSPPPGSTTHTCSTWTGRSTSEMTSSRGRGA
- a CDS encoding carbohydrate ABC transporter permease; the protein is MSSNVPDAVGHENIVPDPDGHENTQLDTTGPESTVHEAKLKRRGHSAAGNAARAISSPWASVAAVILAIMWTTPTLGLFITSFRTQEDIQNSGWWTAILRPWFTVKNYEAALFGGSTSLIDYFVNSLVITIPAVIIPLMLAALAAYAIAWTKFPGRNWIFVGIFALQIVPLQVALIPLQQIYNALQLPSFWQVWLSHSIFALPLAVFLLHNFMKDLPAELMEAARVDGAGHNAIFFRVILPLMKPALASFGIFQFLWVWNDLLVALIFAPARANAPLTVRVAEMSGTMGGQWYMLSAGAFISMIVPVAVFLFLQKYFVRGLLSGGLKG
- a CDS encoding DUF1345 domain-containing protein; protein product: MDADDEQQTVPRAFNDPWRAQWSSLLATLLVVPALLIVNRDRLHAESLREWVAGSTDLLLLLGSLTWIVFGLLYLGWTQLIFGRLDAARLSAITARQARERHTLSDELSGFGGPVSWSVSTAIIAVLVSVFVMLNADRWPPLVAPVLAIAVAMTSWVSMTYAYALRYARLAASGATFRFSIAEEPRFVDFLSLSFLTSTLHGSEIHPTTRAGLKAVRGHALTAFMFNAVVVALTVSLVVTSVSR
- a CDS encoding ABC transporter substrate-binding protein, whose protein sequence is MARRVLKSIAVASSLSLAVLLSACADVGTGGDTASPGSTAATTGGGDQAGGTLDCEAYKKFGDLEGTTVTVYTSIIAPEDQPHIDSWVPFEECTGVDVEYEGSKEFEAQLLVRVKGGNAPDIAYVPQPGLLATLVRETGKVVEAPAETSANVDEFFDPAWKGYGSVDGKFYAAPLGANVKSYVWYSPKTFTEKGYEVPETWDDLMTLTEKIAADNPDAKPWCAGFGSGDATGWPGTDWLEDVLMRTAGPDVYDQWVAHEIPFNDAKVVEALDTAGKILKDPKYVNGGFGDVNSIATTTFQDGGQPILQGKCFMHRQASFYAANWPEGTKVAEDGDAWAFYLPAVDPEAGKPVLGGGEFVAAFADRPEVKAFQTYLSSADWANEKAKATPNGGWVSANKGLEIDNLASPIDRLSAETLQDEKAVFRFDGSDMMPSVVGAGTFWKGMTDWITGQSTQESLDFIERSWPQ